CTGGGTTCTGTGCTCCCCTGGAACTTTTTCCTGGTTGTTCTCCCCACAGGCTTTTAAGAATGAAGAATTCCTGAATTGGCACGCTCTCATTGAGGTAAGTACTTTGAGTACTCTCCTTGCCTATTTGTGACTTTGCATGGGAGTGTGACACATTCCAGCCCTTTAGGGTCTCCCCCATACACACTCCAGATTGTAGGGGGGAGAACTGTCCTTCTTGGTTGTTGCCCAATATAAGCGAGTTTTCCtggggctggcaagacagctctcctggatagtgtgcctgctttgccatgtactcgactcaggttcaagtctggctcccactgccccggaggaagtttcagtgctgtggtgtctttccctgtctttctgtctctgcctctttctttctatctgcaaAGATCATCCTAGAGTgccaaaaccctggtggcaactccTTTTcccctaccacccaactccaaaaaaaaaaaaaaaagtttccccaaAGCTGACATGGCCACACCCTCATTTCCCAACATGGCTGTAcatgcgggggcgggggggttggggagggttGAGTAAGGTCTGGGAGAcaattccagaaaaagaaaagctcagTCAAGAGTTCACTTGAGTCctgccaacctctgtggagaaaccACGGTACTAAATTGGGGGGCCTACCCAAGCCCAGAGGATGGGGTTGGTGACAGATCTGTGGGAGAGCTAGCACCTCACAGCCCACACACTTGTTACTGAGGTCTTCAGTTCTTGGGGCCTCAGCTTCCTCACCTGTGATGTGTGCAGGTTGAAATTTGCTGTGAAGCAGCCAGCACCAGGCAGGCCCAGaacaggggagaggggaggttcaGGGAATGGTGGTTACTAGACTGATTATTGGGGAACAGAAGATGCCTgcctggcccaggttcaaaccttggagACCTGACGAGGAGTGAGCGCTATGGTGACACtgtgggaagctccagtgctatgctCTTTCTTCCCTGTTTCTCTAAATGATGACAAATTAGCTCTGAGCAGTGAAATGAGTTAGGCTGGGcactaaaaataaacagaagcaaCCCCTACCCCTTTAAAACCACACACCACATCATGCCATGCCACGCCATGCCACATCACACcaccatggccaccaggagagctCATTCAGTGAGTGTCTCCTGAACTTTCTCGCTTGACCTGAGACACAATACTCTCTGCTTGTCTTTTAGTCCATCAAAAGGAAATTGCCTTTCCTCAACTGGGAGGCCTTCCCCAAGGTGAGAGGGGTCGACACTAGCATTGGAAGGATAAGGACACTGGGGATGAGGACAGGAGGCTGAGGGGCTGGGAGGTtgggagagtgggggagaggtGGATGGAGAGTGGGCCTCCCCCAAGCTAAGGGGAATCTAGGTGGCTGTGTTTAGAGGAAAGGGTTTTAGCCTGGATCctgcttcctctctgtctccatgccCTGGACTTCTTCAGTAAGGACTAAGCTCCTGCAGGGACCCTGACCACACCCTCTCTCCCCCCAGCTAAAAGGACTGAGGAGTTCGAGTCCTGATGCCTAGTCACCGTGCCCTTTGAAACCAGCACTGCTAGACCCCTCAGGGAGCCCCTGCCCTACAGTCATCTTTCCTGAATCAATAACTCCAATAAAATGTTTTCCAACTAAACAACTCCATTGTCTGCACTTCGGACTAGTTCTACCAGCTTCTAGAAAGAGATTAAGATGGAGTGGGCTCAGCTTCTGAAAAAGGAGTAGGGGGAGAATTGTCAGACTTTATGGAGATGGCAAGAGAGCACCGTGTCTTAGCTTCTCAAGGAGCACAGAGCTGTTTGTTACCTGGTAAGATGCCCAAGGATTCATACTCCACCTGCAGGCACCCTCCCCAACGGCCATCCCAGGGCCTCTTTTCAGGGTGACTATTTAGTATAACAGTGCTACTTGGAATCCAAGGATCAGGACCCAGTTTGAATCACATAAGTCCATCTgtgatagttttttgtttttttttttgccatctctggagcttatcactggggcttgtggatccaccattcccagaggtGTTATtatctcacccccttctctccttccttccttccttccttccttccttccttccttccttcctttcttcctcccttccttccttccttttatttttattttgggtagagacagagaaatttaaaggggattGGGAAGACATagcaagggggtggggtgggggaaagagggagagacagacacctacagcactgtttcaccacttgcaaggctttccctctgcaggtggggattggttgCTTGAACATGGGCCTTTacacaccataatgtgtgcactcaaccaggtacaccaccacccagtccctattatttctttttgatagacggtgagagacaaagagaaagagacaactgcagcactgccccactgctcatcAAAGTGTTTGCCCTGTCACAGGTGGAGtgaggggacttgaaccagggtacttgtgcatggtaaagtgtgtgacctgaaatgttttaaaaattagctaggatgggcaggggtagatcacataatggttatgcaattagactcatgcctaaggctccaaagtcccaggttaaatcccctgctccaccataagccagagctgagcagtgctctggttaaaaaaattagcTAGGTTATAAATAATAATGCAAtaataagaaaagataaaaatagtgATGTGACCTTGGGCCTTTGTGAGCCTCCATTTATTTACCTGTGTAATGAGCGTAGACTTGAATAGGAGTGATAATAACTACCTCTGGTATTGCAATGAAGGTCAAATGAGATAAGGTATGTTTAGTTCCCTGCCCAGGGCCAGGCACACAGCAGATGCTTCACAATCACTGTTCTACCCCTCCCAGAGAGCTGCCACGGTGACCCAGATTCCTTCTTGCTCACTCACTGAGTTGTCTGTCCTTCAGTGATAGGAAAGACCCTGGAACATGGGCTAGGCTGGGTTTAGCTCTTGCACACAACTTGTTCTGTATGGAGGAGTCACTGTGCACACACTCTGTGTGCAGAAACTGCTAACCAGCAGGGGGGCATTTCCTGGTTGCTCTTGAAAACTGGAGGAATCAGCACACTGTGTAGCTGCAGCTGATTTTAATCCAAGTAGCAGTCATTCTCTTTATACAGGATATGACACACTTGGTgggcttcatttatttacttagctGCCAGGTTTATTGCACCTATATTCTACCACTCCTTGcagacttattattttatttctagatagaaaatgagagacagagtggggagagagagagagagagaacaccatgacactactccactacttgtgaaacttccctctccacccctgcaggtgcttTTGTGTggtgatctggggcttgaacctgggtacttgcacatgggAAAGTGAGCTAGTCacctggttatttatttatttatttgagctgGGGCCTTGCAATGAAATGATTTTACCACTCCAAAGATGACTTTTAACACTcagataaataaaagaggagaggaCACTGGAGTTCCCCATGCggtgtggggtttgaacctgggaacttatgAGGCACTTGTCCACCATGGTGAATTCTCTCTTTGAGTTTCATTTACTGACATTGTCTTGGGCCTTAGAAGCAACTTAGTTTATGAGGTCCCACGCTGTCATTctgtgtgccagagggatgctctggtctctctcttaaaAACGGGAGTAAATTAGAAACAGAAGAAgcaactggggagtcgggctgtagtgcagcgggttaagcgcaggtggcgcaaagcacaaggactggcataaggatcccggttcgaatcccggctccccacctacaggggagtcgcttcacaggcggtgaagcaggtctgcaggtgtctatctttctctccccctctctgtcttcccctcctctctccgtttctctctgtcctatccaacaatgacgacaacaacaataataactacaacaataaaacaacaagggcaacaaaagggaataaataaaataaaatattaaaaaaaaaaagaagaagcaactgAATTTGCAAAGTGTGACCTGTAGCTTACatgagggcaacaaagggaaattaactgcgggtgggggtggggcaagtggtggtgcacctggttaatgatTTCATTTACAAATTGCTGTTCAGTTAAATGTGTATGCTTATACATCGGCTATTTAAAGTTAACCAGAAGAAGTGTATCAGCAGCATTGCCATGACTTTTTTGTCTAGTCTGtaaactctctgaaaggaggaatCCAGTGAAGAGGATCAGAACATGATACCTTGAGATTTGCTCCTTTGGCCTACTGGTTACTTTGAGTTACAACTCAAAAGTTACTTAAGGGCAGATGCAGGTGGGTGGCCCTCTGACCTCACCCCTCCCTCATCTCTACCTGAAAGCAGGCCATAAATTTCCCTGAAGGAAGGTGACCAGAGACTGGGAGTGACTTCACTCTAGTGAGGACAAACATCACCAATATCATCCATCAATCTCAGTGGCTCCCACTAGATGTTTCCTGGATGCAATTTATTGCCCTTTGACCAAGAATGGCCTTTGCCTTAGAGGTTCATGATGAATTTACAGATGAAATGGTACATTGGGATTTGCTCCAAAATAATCCAGTGGAGTGAGGAGATTGGGGTCGACACAGGAAACAAAATTGGAAACTACTAATGCTAAGTGCCAGGCACACAAAGGTTTATTACGTTAGCCTTGTAATTTTGTGTATTTTgagggtttatttttattttaccagagcactgctcagctctggcttatggtgatgcggggagttgagcctgagactttagagcctcagacttgagagtctctttgcataataatcattatgctttctgTCCCACCCTATTTTGAGTTTTTTTCATAATAGAAGTTTAAAGTATATATTATTGGGGGGGAGGCatggtagatagcaaaatggctatacaaaacactccaaagtcctaggttcaattctcagcaccactataagccagaactgagcagtgctctggtgtctctctctctctgtaaatatctctcatttaaattaaaaaataagggccaggtggtggcacacctggcagaacaCTTTTTAAAGTAAGCAGGagcctgaattcaatcccctgtGAGGTGGGGGAGTTTCATGggcagtgaatcagggctgtagatgtctctctgtctctctccctttctatgtcccccttccctttcaacttctctgcctttatccaataagtaaataaaaatacttgaaGAAATGATTATTTCCTGCTTCAGTATCATTTTGTTGAGGGGatgttgatttataggactgGTGTTGCCACAAGGGTATAATACCACATTTCCTGAGACAGGTGTCCCTGCATCTCACCTTCCACCTAACCACCATCCTATTCCACTACAAGGCCTTAAATCTCCATCCTCCCCTCAGTGttcctctctctgcccttctgaggcccatttatagtctgtagtatagttctgaggcaattattcaccatgttcccatcaggagaacaatgtggaaaggctcccactatacagccccactgctaggccgcCAAGGTGTGGctgttctcctgagtttcctgcttAGTTCTCTgtttccagatgtcagcacagggcctccctcctgctgctccagcctctgagggcagtagcaatggagactcacagttgcatttggtgagtcttaggggagtcctctcctcccttctgcagTCCTTTTGTTGGTAACACAgaatggaggtggtgcctcattttaagctgctggactgttactagccacttaatctctcctttggCTCCttcctgtccatgagccacatgtgtttgcactcaccggtggtttgttgggttcctgaagttgttctagtcctgccttgttgtggtcccagtggtctcctttggtattcctagttgacccgggagaggagagaaacacagctgctgctgctccacagccccacctctggaagtgtcTCCATTTCTTTAATGATTCATTTAATtgtgagagagggagtgagaaccagagcatcactctggcatatgtgatactgagGATCAAGTTCAGGACTTCATGTGTAAAAATCTAGAACTTTAAAATATTACACCAtctggcatattgtaccaaagtaaaagactctggggtgtgtgtgggggggagaatacaggtccaaaaacgatgacagaggaccaagtgggggttgtactgttctatgaaaactgggaaatgttctgcatgtacaaactactgtatttactgttgaatgtgaaacattaattctccaataaagagattaaattaaaataaaataaaatattacaccATCACCTGGGATGCAAAATTTCTTccatttcttaaaagaaaagtttGAGTGCCACCACTAAGGATGATGGGAAAATGCTGAACCACTCAAAGGAATATAGGCTATTGGTTAGAATGCGAATTTAAAAAATCTCAGATTATGTTTCTACCACTTTTCTAGTTACATGATCTTTGGGTGTTCACTCTGTTGGGTCTCAGTCTCATCATTTTAATGGAGGAGTAGGGCTAATACTTTGTAGAAGTTAAAGAACAATAAATGAGGCAAGGGAGATAGCTAAGACTATTACAGCACCAGACATGCATGCCTGACACTCCAGAGGCTGAAAgtttaatcccaggcaccaccttattccagagcagagcagtgctctagtctctctctctccctccatccttaTTATTCACATTAACACAGGATAGTAGTCAATGTCATGCAATATAACTTTTAGTCAGACCATGACACAGACAGACTTATATTAAGAtaactaatatttatttagttttacaattatttattcattcatgaggaagatagaaagagagagagagagagagaaagaaccagacatcactctggtacatgtgctgccgagtattgaactcaggagctcatgcttgagagtccagtgctccatcccactgcaccacctcccagaccatgagaaCTAATATTTAGAACTAATATTTGCAACTGTACTTAAGAACATTCTTCTAACAGATAAGGAAGCTGACACTCAGGAGGGAGAAGGGATTTCCAAGGACAACCAGAGGGGAAGTGGTACagtcagacttttaaaaaaaatctgttagtCTCTGCAGTCCCAGAGCTTGCtgtttatttactaattaatCAATCATCTGACTaatttttactagaacactgttcatctctggattAGATTATTAGTTTATATGGGAGAGAATGACATTATCTCTGATAATCTTTAGGAAAATTGAATAGTtacttactatatattttttttcagggCTCAGTTCTCTCCTGAGACTTTGAGAAAGACTTTGTGAGAGGATATTTAGCAGATGcttaggaaaacaacaacaataaaactaactCATTTTCTGTCAGTTTCTTGGAATACGCCTACCACCCATCTCTGCTGATGCTTggcttcttcatctgtaaaatggggactgTTGTGGAGACTTGATGAGATCATCGTGACAGGCACAGGTCTCGTGCGTGGTTAGCACTTCAGTGCTGCTATACTTCTGCATTGCTTGCACACTGAAGTTGTAATATGATGGCCAGTCAGATTGTGCCTGAACCTCTGCATTGCTATATGGATTTCATTTCTCTGAACTTCAACTTCTTTTTCTGTCAAGGGTTCTACTGATAATAGATACCCAGTTGTGAGGATCCAGTGAGTCTTCAGTGTGCAGTGCTAGGTACTTGGCACACTAcataagaataataacaacataaTAATTCCTCAGTAAATAAGACCTATGTGCTAGAGTAAGTTGAgttttcttctgcatgtgtatTTGAGAAACAGAATTATTACTTAAGATAAGACAGTCttctaaagttttaaaaatatttatttatttattggatagagacagccagaaattgagagggaagggggcgatagagatggtgagagacagagagacacctgcaaccctgctttaccactcacaaagctttccccatgcaggtggggactgggggcttgaaactgggtccttgagcattgcaacatgggtgctcaaccaggtgtgccaccacccagcctcaaaaaGATGGTCTTTTTATGTGATACTatatattcactggaaaaaatatagATAATACATTCTGCAATTGTGCAAATTAGAAGATGAAAGTTGAATGATTTTCCCTAACCCCTTAAATAGCCACTATGGATTTTGTTTGGCTTTTCAGAATTTCACACacaggggtagacatgcagg
The DNA window shown above is from Erinaceus europaeus chromosome 2, mEriEur2.1, whole genome shotgun sequence and carries:
- the KRTDAP gene encoding keratinocyte differentiation-associated protein isoform X3; the encoded protein is MKMLVLPAVALLSLLVLHSAQGASLGSSEEETTLGNYAVEPEAFKNEEFLNWHALIESIKRKLPFLNWEAFPKLKGLRSSSPDA